The DNA region CAGTGCCGCCGAGGCCAAGTTCAAGGAGATCAACGAGGCCTACGAAGTGCTCGGCGACGCCGAGAAGCGGCGCAAGTACGACGAGCTCGGCGCCAACTGGAAGGCCTACGAGCAGGCCCAGCGCCAGGGGTTCGACCCGCGCGGTGGCGGCCCGTTCGGCGGCGGCGGCTGGCCCTTCGGGGGGGCTCCCGGGGCGCAGGCGGGCGCCCAGGGCGGCGGCTACCGCAGCGTGTCGCCCGAGGAGTTCCAGGAGATGTTCGGCGAGGGGGCCAACCCCTTCTCCGACTTCTTCACCACGTTCTTCGGCGGGGCCCAGGCGGGCGGGGCGCGGCCCAAGGCGCGAGGACGACGGCACCACGTGCCGCAGGAGCACGACGTGGCGATCTCGCTGGAAGAGGCCTTCATGGGCACGACCCGCAAGGTCACGCTCACCGGCGCCGGCAGCGATCGGTCGCTCGAGGTCCGCTTCCCCGCCGGCATCCGCGACGGGCAGAAGGTCCGCGCGGCATCGGACGGCGGCGACGTGTTCTTCAGGGTCAGGCTGGCGCCGCACCCGCGCTTCGAGCCGCGCGGCGACCACGACCTGGCCACCCGGGTGGCGGTGCCCATCCCGGTGGCGGTGATCGGCGGCGAGATCGAGGTGATGCCGCTGGTCGGGCCGCGCGTCCGCGCGAAGGTGCCCGCGGGCACCAGACCTGGCGCAGTCCTCCGGCTGCGCGGGCACGGCCGCCCGATCCTGGGCCAGGCCGGGCAACGAGGCGATCTGCTGGTGACGCTGGATCTCCAGGTCCCCACCGATCTGACGCCGGAGGAACGACGCCACTACGAGGCGCTGGCGGAGTTGCGGAAGGTCCAGCCCGTGTAGGGCTCACGGCTCAAGCCCTGGGCCCTGAGCCTGTCCATCAACGAAGACCGTTTTCTCGATCGACTCGATATCGAACGGGGGAGACCGTGAACCTGAATCGCTTGACCGAAAAGGCCCAGGAGGCCGTCGTCGCGGCGCAACAACTCGCCACGCGACTCAACCACGCCCAGATCGACCCGGAGCACCTGCTCGCGACGCTGGTCGGGCAGCAGGGCGGCATCGTGCCGTCGGTGCTGCGCCGCATGGGGGTCGATCCGGTCGCCCTCGGGCGGACCCTGGACGCCGATCTGCAGAAGCGTCCACGCGCCTACGGTGGCAGCGAGCCCGGTATCGGGCCGCGGCTGCGCGCCCTGTTCGAGGCCGCCGAGAAGGAAGCGGCGCAGCTGAAGGACGAGTACCTGAGCACCGAGCACTTCCTGCTCGCCATCGCCGGTGAAGGCGGCCGGACGCCGGCCACCCTCGCGCTGCAGGCCGTGGGCGCGACGCGCGACAAGGTGCTCGATACGCTGGTGGCCGTGCGTGGCACCCAGCGGGTCACCGACCAGAGCCCGGAGGCCAAGTACGAGGCACTCGACAAGTACGGGCGCGACCTGACGCGCGCCGCGCGCGACGGCAAGCTCGATCCGGTGATCGGCCGCGACGACGAGATCCGGCGCGTCATCCAGGTGCTGTCGCGCCGCACGAAGAACAACCCGGTGCTCATCGGCGAACCCGGCGTCGGCAAGACCGCCATCGTCGAGGGCCTCGCGCAGCGCATCGTGCGCGGCGACGTGCCCGAGGGGCTGAAGGACAAGCGCATCGTCGGGCTCGACATGGGCGCCCTGGTGGCCGGCGCGAAGTACCGCGGCGAGTTCGAGGAGCGGCTCAAGGCGGTGCTGCAGGAGATCACCAACGCGCAGGGCGAGATCGTGCTGTTCATCGACGAACTGCACACCGTCGTGGGCGCGGGGGCGGCCGAGGGCTCGCTGGACGCCTCGAACATGCTCAAGCCGATGCTGGCGCGTGGCGAACTGCACACGATCGGCGCGACGACG from Luteitalea sp. TBR-22 includes:
- a CDS encoding DnaJ C-terminal domain-containing protein — translated: MDFRDYYATLGVAKTASEKEIKQAFRRLARKHHPDVNPGNSAAEAKFKEINEAYEVLGDAEKRRKYDELGANWKAYEQAQRQGFDPRGGGPFGGGGWPFGGAPGAQAGAQGGGYRSVSPEEFQEMFGEGANPFSDFFTTFFGGAQAGGARPKARGRRHHVPQEHDVAISLEEAFMGTTRKVTLTGAGSDRSLEVRFPAGIRDGQKVRAASDGGDVFFRVRLAPHPRFEPRGDHDLATRVAVPIPVAVIGGEIEVMPLVGPRVRAKVPAGTRPGAVLRLRGHGRPILGQAGQRGDLLVTLDLQVPTDLTPEERRHYEALAELRKVQPV